Proteins from a genomic interval of Streptomyces sp. Tu6071:
- a CDS encoding DUF402 domain-containing protein, translating into MPSPSAEAGPPADALTVVLTKAGRVKKRYPARRLADDGTHLVAEAPWASPEARDFGFVRFAPGDVFTEHYWTTTWYAIKEVRAADGGLKGWYCDMTRPAVREEGAVRVDDLELDLWVPAPGRGPALRLDEDEFLASGLPTTDPHAAERARAAPAALEALARRDGDRTAFRALLTY; encoded by the coding sequence ATGCCAAGCCCCTCGGCTGAGGCCGGCCCCCCGGCTGACGCCCTGACCGTCGTCCTCACCAAGGCGGGCCGCGTCAAGAAGCGCTACCCGGCCCGGCGGCTCGCCGACGACGGCACACACCTCGTCGCGGAGGCCCCGTGGGCCTCGCCCGAGGCGCGCGACTTCGGTTTCGTGCGCTTCGCGCCCGGCGACGTCTTCACCGAGCACTACTGGACGACGACGTGGTACGCGATCAAGGAGGTGCGGGCGGCGGACGGCGGGCTCAAGGGCTGGTACTGCGACATGACCCGCCCCGCGGTGCGCGAGGAGGGGGCGGTACGGGTCGACGACCTCGAACTCGACCTGTGGGTCCCCGCACCGGGCCGGGGCCCGGCGCTCCGCCTCGACGAGGACGAGTTCCTGGCGAGCGGCCTGCCCACGACGGACCCGCACGCGGCGGAACGGGCCCGGGCGGCCCCGGCCGCTCTCGAAGCCCTGGCGCGACGGGACGGGGACCGCACGGCCTTCCGCGCCCTCCTCACGTACTGA
- a CDS encoding GNAT family N-acetyltransferase gives MTLRVRDLDPENPADLDGITAVLRAAVPPMLVTPELLWWQSARAPAAQCHRLLLAEDEEGRVIGRGSTGLAHESPEPGLAFCNVYVHPEHEGRGAGTALVSAAEEYLASIGARTAFSWVLDGERNLGFARRSGWSPSRSARFQRLDLTAPLPPLAPPPPGVELRPAAAFADDPRPLFLLDAEATADEPSDVGTELDDYEEWLATSWGHPLLDRDLTTVALVDGVPAAFSIAHTDGAGRYSSGMTGTARAHRGRGLAKLAKHDSLSRARAAGLTEAYTSNDTENAPMLAINEWFGYVPAVTEVRHAKPLG, from the coding sequence ATGACCCTTCGTGTGCGTGACCTCGATCCCGAAAACCCCGCCGACCTCGACGGCATCACCGCCGTCCTGCGGGCCGCCGTGCCGCCGATGCTGGTGACCCCGGAGCTGCTGTGGTGGCAGTCGGCCCGAGCCCCCGCCGCGCAGTGCCACCGGCTGCTGCTCGCCGAGGACGAGGAGGGGCGGGTGATCGGCCGGGGCAGTACGGGCCTCGCGCACGAGAGCCCCGAACCGGGCCTCGCTTTCTGCAATGTGTACGTCCATCCGGAGCACGAGGGCCGGGGTGCCGGGACGGCGCTCGTCTCCGCCGCCGAGGAGTATCTCGCCTCGATCGGCGCGCGTACGGCCTTCAGCTGGGTGCTCGACGGGGAGCGCAACCTCGGCTTCGCGCGCCGCTCCGGCTGGTCCCCCTCCCGTTCCGCGCGGTTCCAGCGCCTGGACCTGACGGCCCCGCTGCCGCCGCTCGCGCCGCCCCCGCCGGGCGTCGAGCTGCGGCCCGCCGCCGCCTTCGCCGACGACCCGCGTCCGCTCTTCCTCCTCGACGCGGAGGCCACGGCCGACGAGCCGAGCGACGTCGGTACGGAGCTGGACGACTACGAGGAATGGCTCGCCACGAGCTGGGGGCACCCGCTGCTCGACCGGGACCTGACGACGGTCGCTCTCGTGGACGGCGTCCCGGCGGCGTTCAGCATCGCGCACACGGACGGCGCCGGCCGGTACTCCAGCGGGATGACGGGGACCGCGCGCGCCCACCGGGGCCGGGGCCTCGCGAAGCTCGCCAAGCACGACTCGCTGAGCCGGGCCCGCGCGGCCGGGCTGACGGAGGCGTACACGAGCAACGACACGGAGAACGCGCCGATGCTCGCGATCAACGAGTGGTTCGGCTACGTACCGGCCGTGACGGAGGTACGGCATGCCAAGCCCCTCGGCTGA
- a CDS encoding helix-turn-helix transcriptional regulator — protein sequence MATGEFGQAVRRWRDRVTPRAAGLPSGGRRRAPGLRREELAQLAGISADYITRLEQGRATHPSAQVVEALARSLRLAPEERAHLYRAAGLVPPGPGTVPGWIPPSVQRLLDRLAGVPVAVFDALWTLLLANSPYEALMGDSSALGSRERNAVWRNFLGSGSRAVMTPAERAAFETGMAADLRAVAQRYPDDPRPAALVAELRAGSPRFAELWDAGTVGAHVSARKIIAHPHVGEIRLDCDVLTVHDSDLRIMVYTAEPGTTDAERLALAGVLGNQDLGVG from the coding sequence ATGGCGACGGGTGAATTCGGACAGGCGGTACGGCGCTGGCGCGACCGCGTGACCCCGCGGGCCGCCGGGCTCCCCTCGGGCGGCAGGCGGCGCGCTCCCGGGCTGCGCCGCGAGGAACTGGCGCAGCTCGCCGGGATCTCCGCCGACTACATCACCCGCCTGGAGCAGGGCCGCGCCACGCACCCCTCCGCGCAGGTCGTCGAGGCGCTCGCCCGCTCGCTGCGGCTCGCCCCCGAGGAGCGCGCGCACCTCTACCGCGCCGCGGGGCTCGTCCCGCCGGGTCCCGGGACCGTGCCCGGCTGGATTCCGCCCAGCGTGCAGCGCCTCCTCGACCGCCTCGCCGGGGTCCCGGTCGCGGTCTTCGACGCGCTGTGGACACTGCTGCTCGCCAACAGCCCGTACGAGGCGCTCATGGGCGACTCCTCGGCGCTCGGCAGCCGGGAGCGCAACGCGGTGTGGCGCAACTTCCTCGGCTCGGGCTCGCGGGCGGTCATGACACCGGCGGAACGGGCCGCCTTCGAGACGGGCATGGCCGCCGACCTGCGCGCGGTCGCCCAGCGCTACCCGGACGACCCCCGCCCCGCGGCACTCGTCGCCGAACTGCGCGCCGGCAGCCCGCGCTTCGCAGAGCTGTGGGACGCGGGAACGGTGGGTGCCCACGTCAGCGCGCGCAAGATCATCGCGCACCCGCACGTCGGCGAGATCCGCCTGGACTGCGACGTCCTGACGGTCCACGACAGCGACCTGCGGATCATGGTCTACACGGCGGAACCGGGCACGACGGACGCGGAGCGGCTGGCGCTCGCGGGAGTACTGGGGAACCAGGACCTGGGAGTGGGGTGA
- a CDS encoding SDR family NAD(P)-dependent oxidoreductase — MTTSLITGANKGIGFETARQLIAAGHTVWLGSRDPERGRVAAEELGARALVIDVSDDASVAAAFRTVEEAGTGLDVLVNNAGIEPRAEDGGPLAALDASADRLRTVFETNVLGPLRVTRAFLPLLRRSDSAAVVNLSSGLGSLAGGGGAPYYPSVEYPVSKTALNMLTVKLAQALPGIRVTAVDPGFTKTDLNHHAGTQTVEEGAAASVREALAGNEGESGTFVSAEGPVAW; from the coding sequence ATGACCACTTCACTGATCACCGGAGCGAACAAGGGCATCGGCTTCGAGACGGCCCGCCAGCTGATCGCCGCCGGGCACACCGTGTGGCTCGGCAGCCGCGACCCGGAGCGGGGCCGCGTGGCCGCCGAGGAGCTGGGTGCCAGGGCGCTCGTCATCGACGTGAGCGACGACGCCTCGGTCGCCGCCGCCTTCCGCACCGTCGAGGAGGCGGGGACGGGGCTCGACGTGCTCGTCAACAACGCGGGCATCGAGCCGCGCGCCGAGGACGGCGGGCCGCTCGCCGCGCTCGACGCGAGCGCCGACCGGCTGCGTACCGTCTTCGAGACGAACGTCCTCGGCCCGCTGCGCGTCACGCGGGCGTTCCTGCCGCTGCTGCGCCGCTCGGACTCGGCCGCCGTCGTCAACCTGAGCAGCGGCCTCGGCTCGCTCGCGGGCGGCGGCGGGGCCCCGTACTACCCGAGCGTCGAGTACCCGGTCTCGAAGACGGCCCTGAACATGCTCACCGTCAAGCTCGCCCAGGCCCTCCCGGGCATCCGCGTCACGGCCGTCGACCCCGGCTTCACGAAGACGGACCTCAACCACCACGCGGGGACGCAGACCGTCGAGGAGGGCGCGGCGGCCTCGGTGCGCGAGGCACTCGCGGGGAACGAGGGCGAGAGCGGCACGTTCGTGTCGGCGGAGGGGCCCGTCGCCTGGTAG